The Daphnia pulex isolate KAP4 chromosome 7, ASM2113471v1 genome includes the window gaataattattacCACTCTTGTTTTCTTCGGCTCTATTGCGTTCCAAATGCAACTGAAACTCTTTAACAATCGTGAGTTTGCTGTAAGAGCTTCCATGAAGGACGCGAATAAGGGCTGGGATATCACTGTCACTGACACGCCGCTTAGATGCTTTATTCTCACTTCGGGCAACGTCATCGGCCATTGGTGATTCTCCATTTTCGCAGTTCAATTCACTGGAAACAAGTTTGATGGGAAGTGAATCACATAATACTACAGTTGTGTAGCGCTGAAGAACTTTTAGATGCTGCGGTTCATTGTTCAGGTCATCCCAGCAACAACCGATCAAGCTGGGTTTGATGTGACACGTCTTCTCCTTCAACTCTCTCTCAAATTGCTCTTCCTTTAACTTGAGTTTCATTTTGGCTGCAGAGGGGGATAGAGCTCTCTCATCTTCatccttctctccttcttcgtCGCTCAAGTATCCATGGGGTACAAGGAATTCATTGTCTACCTATGAATAAAAATGCTTGTAAGGAGCCagtgaaagattttttaaaattctcgtTCCAACAAACGAACATCATAATCATCGgctggctctttttcttcgccTTCACCTTCCGAATCGGTCAAAGATTCGCCCGGTTCAACTTCCTCCTCCCATTCATCATCAGAATCGACATCGTAATCGAATATGATCTATAGTAATGATGGAGTAAATTATTTGCTTCATTAATTTTGTCTTTCGAATTGTGTATACCTCTTTGCCGAAAGGACGTCTTGGGCCCACTGAATTACTAGATTTTCTCCAGGTTCCCCAATAAGCAGGACGACGATTTTCACAAAACTTCAATAACTTGGGCCGCATTTTTTGAGAGACAGCATGGACGATCGTTACAATGCCTTCGTTGTTGATGGAGGCTTCCGCTTCGTCCTCGCCTATATTCAACGATACTTAATACGTTTCCGACATGAAGATAAATTTCACCTACCAATCACTTCCACATCATTATCCTTATCAAGCGGCCAAGTAGCACCACAACTTCttcctttgttttctctgtACTGACGAGGATTTAATTCAGTTGTAGGTTTCGACTTTTGCAGGATTTGCTCCAAATTTTCCTTTCTGGGAGTATCAAATTCCGTTCGAACAGTAGGGGCtaatttcatgttttctttgatCTGTACACGGGTATcacacaaaaatatgaaaacgtTACATCTTTGGAATAAGAATAGCAAAACATATCTTATTAATGAAAACTTACCTGGAAAGGTGGGAACGCTAAGATACAGGTTAATGAATTGTGCCATGAAGGTTGGTCATCACTCTTGGCCggggttgttttcttttgagtgaaaaaatttgtaaacacTTGAGAgagtctttcttttttccgccgttcctcatcttcttttttctttttgtcattttccttctcttcttcttttcgtttcttctcctcttcttttctcttcctttcagcctctttttcttcctctttttttctcttttcttcttctttacgtTTTCTTTctgcctctttttcttcttctttctttttcttttctgcttctttttcttcctccttcttcttcttttcttcttctctcttcttcttctcagcttctctttcttcggctttctttttcttttcctcttccttttcttttcgtaagcgttctttttctgctttctCCTctgcaatttttctttctctctcctacaccagattaaaaaaaaaaaaaaaattaatgtacactttttaaaataaatgaaatagttTCGTTATTACCTCCTTGGTTTCTTTGGATTTTTCAgaccttttctttcctcggTCTTCTTGCCTTGGAGTGGATGCTTTGCCTGGCAGAGTCTTTCCTAACTCATCATTCGATACACAACTAACATCAAGCTCACTTTCCTGCTCATCTTCAACCATTGAAGCATCTGGAATACTAACTGATTCATCGGAATGATCAGCTACCAGTGAacaagattttgatttttcagtttcagtttcagcaattttgattatttccacATCAGAAGAGTTGTTGTCAACTCCATCAACCTTATCCACCTTTTTCTGGCCAGTTACagtttttgcttttgttacATTGTTATCACTCACTTTGGCTGTTGAAGTATTTTTGTTGTCaatggatgaaaacgacaactTTGCTAAGATATTTAAAGAACATTagaaacaaaacttgaaaaacaagCATTCAAAATGTGACCTTTACCTTGTTTTAGGTTCTTCCCTTTTCGAGTTTTTGGACTCCTACCATCGCTCATTTCTATATCCGAAAAGAGTATATAAACATTTAGAAATGTGTATTAAAGAGTATAAACAAATTATGATTTTCACCAGTTGAAGTAACTTGAGCAGCTTTACTCATTCtcgacttttaaaaataacaatcagGACCAAAATTTCACTCAAATCTGGGTTGTTTCCTGAATTTTTACAACTTGGTTGAAAACCACCAGACTTCCACGACAATGCTCCTCGATCTGACTGTTGGCGCCAGAATTTCTGTGTATTGATATGCAGTAGTTTGTGTCGACGCTAGGTGGCAGCATACCTCACGTCAACttggaaaatgtgaaaatgtcATTGAGCCGGCTGTCATTAATAAGGGAGACGATATTTAGTTCAAAGTCTCAATTGGTGAAACATATTGCCACTAAAGCTAATACCAAAATGTCTGCAGTCATGACAGGGTATGGTAATGCAAAGCTGATAACTGGAAATGGAATTCCAACAGAAGTGAGTAGTCCTAatgtatttaatatttattttcaaatgtataATCAGGTAACCCTGCTGTTTCCCATAATTCCACTTCTGTTAGTATTGGTTATATTTGATCTatggtttggttttttgaaagatGTCTAAGGGTGATACTTATGACTATTTTACCATGCTTATGGCCATCAGTATAATTTGTAACAATGATCTTTAATGTCGACAGGCTACTGTGATCGACTTTCGTAGTGATACTGTAACTAAaccaaataatgaaatgaggaCTGCAATGATGAATGCTGATGTTGGTGATGATGTCTATGGAGAAGATCCTACTGTCAATggtgaaaaattttaattaaatgagaTTTTACTATTTCTTATCTTGGCTTGTGTAGAATTGCAGAAATTAGGAGCACAGCTTATGGGCAAAGAAGCTGCCTTATTTGTTCCATCAGGTACAATGTCCAATTTAATTGCTCTCTTGACCCACTGTAAATTAAGAGGTAGTGAAGCAATTGTTGGTGATGAAAGCCACATACTGCACTATGAACAAACAGGGGCAGCACAGGTAAataataaggaagaaaaaatattttaatttcatattttaaatcaaatcatcaaTAGTTTGGAGGAATTAACCTTCGTTCAGTGAAAACTTTTGCTGATGGCACTTTAGACCTGGAagaagtcaagaaaaaaattcgcaaCAGCAAAGATGCACATCAATCCCACTCAGTTTTGCTCTGTGTTGAAAATACTCACAATCGTTGTGGTGGCAGGATTGTTCCGCAGAAGTGGATTGTTAAGGTTATTTTTTCACCACTCAGTTCAAGCTGGAATATTTTTCAGTCCTATTGAAagttggaatttttatttaacaggCAGGCCAACTGGCTAGAGAAAACAAcatgaaatttcatttggatGGTGCACGAATTTTTAATGCAGCTGTTGCTTTAGACGTTTCAGTGTCCGAACTGGTAGAGCCTTTTGattcggtaaaaaaaaattttatctacTATTAAAAGATAATCGTAGACTTAATTTGCATTCTATCTTCAACTAGGTATCGGTGTGTCTCAGCAAAGGATTAGGTCTGTGCATTAAGTGTATCAAATGCgtagttattttttaacttttttattttatttttaggagcTCCAGTTGGTTCTCTACTTATTGGAACGAAACATTTCATTGAAGAGGTATTCAATAACATTGTTTATATAATTGCAAAATGTCTCTACCTTACATAATTCTCATACTCAGGCTCATCGTTGTCGAAAAGCACTTGGAGGAGGAATGCGGCAGGCGGGTATTTTGGCCGCAGCCGGAATTTTGTCACTTACAAAGGGACCTACCAGGTTAGCTCAAGATCATATTTTCACCAAACAATTGGCTGTTACTGCGCAAGAGGTTGGAAAAGGCGTTGTGGAAGTTGATCTAGATACCGTAGAAACGAATATGGTTATGCTAAAAGTCGAGCCCATATCAGGTGCTACCCCTAATTCAATTGTGAAAAGATTTGCTGAATCTACTGAAAAGGAAGTTCACGCGATCGGTCAAGATATTCGTTTACTTGCTTACCCGATGACTGAAACGAACATCAGAATTGTTGTTCACTGCAGTAACACACCTGAAGACATCAAACTCGCTCAAGACAAATTAGGGTAtgtttttgatgaaatcaaacaaagtAAAGCTGTATAAGTAAACTGGAAGCTTCATAAGTGCTTTATTCCATGTAACGATCATTACAAACGTAGTACTGTTGTAGATTGGGGAATTGGTGGAAGAgctgttcttttgtttgtatcAGCCGTTACTCGTCTTCTATTcatgtgtaaaaaataaatacattattatttaccaTTTCGTGGTTGACGTTATGAAATCATGCGTTTAATAGCGCCTTTTTTAAAGCTACCTTAAGTCATGTCGCGTATCTAATtaggtttttttcccccaagaAGCCAAGCACTTCCACTAGTGGTTagatattatacatatatacaaaGCTCGAGCTACGAATTCAAGCAAAACGTAACACGGCGTACAAATGCAGGGAAATTTGATTAACTGCTTGGACGTGTTTATTTAATCTttgctagtaaaaaaaaaagggaggccAACACCCAAGCAAAAAAAGCAAGCCAGCAGTTACACACGCACGTTACGATATTGATTGGTTACAAACCTTCGCCTTCTTCGAAAAATGCTTCATCGTCGCTCTCAAACGTGTTATCGGGCACCTTGTAAAGGCGGATGACGGGCTTGTTAGGATCCTTCACCAACAAATATTTGCCATCCTCTTC containing:
- the LOC124198441 gene encoding chromatin assembly factor 1 subunit A-B-like; protein product: MSKAAQVTSTEMSDGRSPKTRKGKNLKQAKLSFSSIDNKNTSTAKVSDNNVTKAKTVTGQKKVDKVDGVDNNSSDVEIIKIAETETEKSKSCSLVADHSDESVSIPDASMVEDEQESELDVSCVSNDELGKTLPGKASTPRQEDRGKKRSEKSKETKEERERKIAEEKAEKERLRKEKEEEKKKKAEEREAEKKKREEEKKKKEEEKEAEKKKKEEEKEAERKRKEEEKRKKEEEKEAERKRKEEEKKRKEEEKENDKKKKEDEERRKKERLSQVFTNFFTQKKTTPAKSDDQPSWHNSLTCILAFPPFQIKENMKLAPTVRTEFDTPRKENLEQILQKSKPTTELNPRQYRENKGRSCGATWPLDKDNDVEVIGEDEAEASINNEGIVTIVHAVSQKMRPKLLKFCENRRPAYWGTWRKSSNSVGPRRPFGKEIIFDYDVDSDDEWEEEVEPGESLTDSEGEGEEKEPADDYDVDNEFLVPHGYLSDEEGEKDEDERALSPSAAKMKLKLKEEQFERELKEKTCHIKPSLIGCCWDDLNNEPQHLKVLQRYTTVVLCDSLPIKLVSSELNCENGESPMADDVARSENKASKRRVSDSDIPALIRVLHGSSYSKLTIVKEFQLHLERNRAEENKSGPSKAQILAKITEIASWSKCTEVGAMNGRTCWLVQSDVLDRYNLTELSVINTWEFATETKKRGRKADDSRTEEDTPPAKTPRVSLIKKFVQPASLSANRVPSSQENELPESEKNSNEPAKQPIFSTPKAKKRISLISLPTSATKKPKSDTKTTPLTNFLKKMSAKEALSKSSENIDDDAVEMDGVKCFTVE
- the LOC124198443 gene encoding L-allo-threonine aldolase-like; protein product: MSLSRLSLIRETIFSSKSQLVKHIATKANTKMSAVMTGYGNAKLITGNGIPTEATVIDFRSDTVTKPNNEMRTAMMNADVGDDVYGEDPTVNELQKLGAQLMGKEAALFVPSGTMSNLIALLTHCKLRGSEAIVGDESHILHYEQTGAAQFGGINLRSVKTFADGTLDLEEVKKKIRNSKDAHQSHSVLLCVENTHNRCGGRIVPQKWIVKAGQLARENNMKFHLDGARIFNAAVALDVSVSELVEPFDSVSVCLSKGLGAPVGSLLIGTKHFIEEAHRCRKALGGGMRQAGILAAAGILSLTKGPTRLAQDHIFTKQLAVTAQEVGKGVVEVDLDTVETNMVMLKVEPISGATPNSIVKRFAESTEKEVHAIGQDIRLLAYPMTETNIRIVVHCSNTPEDIKLAQDKLGYVFDEIKQSKAV